The Longimicrobiaceae bacterium nucleotide sequence CGTCGGCCAGGTCGAAGCGGTAGTCCGACGCGGGGTCCGACGGGTCGATGGGCGAGAAGCCGATCTTCCGCAGGTACTGCGCGTGCACCGGGTTGCCGGGCGAGGTCACGAAGTCGCGTACGCCCCGGGCGCGGAAGAACTCGGCCTGCTCGCGGTACAGGTAGTTTCCGGTCTTGAAGTCGCGGTACTGCGGGATCACGAAGTCCACCAGCACGCGCAGGGTCCCCTGCCCCGCCGGCTCGGCGATGAACAGCCCCGCGGGCACCAGGTCGCGCAGGATGAGCAGCGTGAGCTGGTCCGCCGCGGGCGCGAACGAGAAGCCGGGAAGGTAGAGGCGAACTTCCTGCTCGTAGAAGCGCAGGAAGTACCCCACGTACTCGGACGTGGGCTCCACCTTCAGCAGGCGGAAGTACTCGCGGCTGCGCATCATCTTCGCCAGGTAGTAGACGTTGATGAAGACGATGAAGGTGTTCATCGCCGCCACGGGATAGGCGTGGATGAGCAGCCCGTACACCGCGAACGTGGCCGACCCCACCAGGTTGATGACCCGCAGCCGCAGGATGCGGCTCATCATGAGCGAAACGGCCACGAGGCCCGAGGCCACGTAGCCGATGATCTCGTACACCGTCTGCGTCTGCATCCCTGAAACCGCCCCTACCGAAGTGAGCCGCCCGACCCGCGAAGAGCGCACAATTCAATCACCGCGCGCCGCCTCACGCAAGTGCCGCCTGCCCGCGCACCTCTCTCACGACGCGCGGTCGGCCGGCTCCCGCTCGCGCTCCGGCTTCGGCTCGCGCTGCGAGGGCGGGGTGGACGCGGCCTGCACCTCGGCCGCGTGCGCGCGCGAGCCGCGGCGCAGCACCACGACGAGGTAGACGACCACGGCCAGGTTGCCCAGCAGCAGGAGCAGCTTGGGCAGCGAGCCGCGGTGCAGCACCTCGTACAGCTCCCACGGCACCAGCGACGCCGTGGCGATCACGGTGAGGTACTCGGCCCAGCGCTTCCCCATCCACAGCCCGATGCCCTCGGTCCAGAAGAGGCCGGCGTACAGGAACGCGCCGACGCCCAGCCCAACCAGCGTGCGCCGGCTGAGGCCGGTGACCTGGGTGAGCACGTCCTGCAGCAGCCGGTAGTCTTCGCGGAACGACAGGCCCTCCACCCACTGCTGGAGCTGCGCCGCCGCGCCGGGGTTCAGCAGGCGCAGCGCCGCCATGCCCGTGAGCATGAGCAGGATGCCCTGGAGGAACTTCACGCTCGCGATCACCCGCAGCCAGCGCTTCTGGGTGGTGCGGACGGGGGGTGGGGGCACGGGCCTGGGTACGCTCTGTTGCATGTATGCCGGCTGCCCGCCGCCCTCGCAACTCGCGGGAACGGACGGGAATCGTGGAAGTCGAAGAAACAGGCCGGACGCAGGTCCGAAACGAAGGCGGACGGCCGCGGCGCGCCTCATCAAGCATCGCCGCAGACGTCCGCCCGTGCAAGACCGAGCCCACCGTTACGCGACGCAGCGTGGACTTCCCTCACCGGAACGGACACCGAGATAAGCCCACGGGGTAGGAGTGGGCGAGAAGGAGGTGTTCCAATGGAAGGGAAGAAGAATCGGCGGCAGTTCACGGCCGAGTTCAAGATCGAGGCGGTGCGTCTGGTGGAGCAGGAGGGGCGCTCGAATGCCGGTGTAGCCCGTGAGCTGGGGATCCGGCCCGACATGCTGCGCAACTGGAGGCGGGCGGCGCAGGGGAAGGGCGGGCTGGGGAAGGCGGAAGACGTCTTCCCAGGCAACGGACGGCTGCCCAGCGCGGAGGAGGAGATCCGCCGCCTGCGGTGCGAGGTGGAGATCCTGCGGCAGGAGCGCGAGATCCTAAAAAAAGCAGCGGCCTTCTTTGCCAGAGAGCTGCGGTGAGGTACGACTTCATCCGCAGCCACGCGAGCCAGTATCCCGTGCAGACGCTCTGCCGGGTGCTGGAGGTGTCGAAGGCCGGGTACTACGCGTGGAAGAAGCGGGGTCGCCTCGTGCAGCGACCTGCGCGTGAGCTGGAGGTGCGGCTGCACGTGCGCGCCGCGTTCGGGAAGAGCAAGGGCCGGTACGGCAGCCCGCGCGTGTATCGAGAGCTTCTTGCCCAGGGCGTGCGCACGAGCCGCAGGAGAATCGAGCGGCTGATGCGCGAAGACGGCCTGTGTGCCCGGCCGAAGCGGCGTGTCCGTGCGAAGACAACGGACTCGTCCCATACGCTACGGGTCGCCGGGAACGTGCTGGACCGGCAGTTCTCGACCGCGGAGTGTGCGGGAGTGGATCGGGTATGGGTCAGTGACATCACGTACCTGCCTACACGCGAGGGCTGGCTCTACCTGGCCGTGGTATTGGACCTGAAGAGCCGGCGCGTGGTAGGCTATGCGATGTCGGAGACCATGGAGACGACGTTGGTCACCCGTGCCCTGGAGCAGGCGCTCTGGAGCAGGCCGCCGCCGCCGGGGCTGATCCACCACTCGGATCGTGGATCGCAGTACGCCTCGCACGAGTACCAGGAGCTCCTGGCGCAGCACGGCATCGTGCCCACCATGAGCCGCAAGGGGAACTGCTGGGACAACGCAGTTGCCGAGAGCTTCTTCGCTACGATGGAGTGGGAGCTGGTCGAGCGGGAGGACTGGCACACGCGGGCGATGGCCAAGCGCGACACGGCAGAGTACATCGGCACCTGGTACAACACCCAGCGCCGTCACTCCAGCCTCGAGTACCTCTGCCCGGCTGAGTACGAAGCACGGCTCGCCTTC carries:
- a CDS encoding IS3 family transposase (programmed frameshift); translated protein: MEGKKNRRQFTAEFKIEAVRLVEQEGRSNAGVARELGIRPDMLRNWRRAAQGKGGLGKAEDVFPGNGRLPSAEEEIRRLRCEVEILRQEREILKKAAGLLCQRAAVRYDFIRSHASQYPVQTLCRVLEVSKAGYYAWKKRGRLVQRPARELEVRLHVRAAFGKSKGRYGSPRVYRELLAQGVRTSRRRIERLMREDGLCARPKRRVRAKTTDSSHTLRVAGNVLDRQFSTAECAGVDRVWVSDITYLPTREGWLYLAVVLDLKSRRVVGYAMSETMETTLVTRALEQALWSRPPPPGLIHHSDRGSQYASHEYQELLAQHGIVPTMSRKGNCWDNAVAESFFATMEWELVEREDWHTRAMAKRDTAEYIGTWYNTQRRHSSLEYLCPAEYEARLAFTPKAA
- a CDS encoding DUF2127 domain-containing protein, producing MPPPPVRTTQKRWLRVIASVKFLQGILLMLTGMAALRLLNPGAAAQLQQWVEGLSFREDYRLLQDVLTQVTGLSRRTLVGLGVGAFLYAGLFWTEGIGLWMGKRWAEYLTVIATASLVPWELYEVLHRGSLPKLLLLLGNLAVVVYLVVVLRRGSRAHAAEVQAASTPPSQREPKPEREREPADRAS